In Sinorhizobium numidicum, the following proteins share a genomic window:
- a CDS encoding GntR family transcriptional regulator: MADKPKIYRNSGVRRIERPKSLAQTVLSHLRTSIIHGDLELGQPLSERQLADDLGVSKTPVREALAQLRNEGLVLIYPQRGAFVFTLSAREVHEICEFRSAVEAAALKLAISRNPETFAADLGAVVTEMTAAQQRGDQRAYLELDTRFHATFLEHCGNSYLRDAYERNVGKIAALRTHLATKPLHTKMSFREHRQMLETVRQRDLAATLAILDVHIGRTRETYSAEIEDIAAADKEVAEAM, translated from the coding sequence ATGGCAGACAAACCGAAAATATACCGCAATTCCGGCGTTCGGCGCATTGAGCGCCCCAAATCGCTGGCGCAGACGGTTCTTTCCCACCTGCGTACGTCGATCATTCACGGCGACCTCGAACTCGGGCAGCCGCTCTCGGAGCGGCAGCTCGCAGATGATCTCGGCGTCTCTAAGACCCCGGTGCGGGAAGCGCTCGCTCAATTGCGCAATGAAGGCCTGGTGCTGATCTATCCTCAGCGCGGCGCGTTCGTGTTCACGCTCAGTGCCCGCGAAGTCCACGAGATTTGCGAGTTTCGGAGCGCGGTCGAAGCGGCAGCGCTGAAGCTCGCGATCTCGCGCAATCCTGAGACCTTCGCGGCCGATCTGGGGGCGGTCGTCACGGAGATGACGGCGGCCCAACAGCGCGGTGATCAGCGAGCCTATCTAGAGCTCGACACCCGCTTTCACGCCACCTTCCTTGAGCATTGCGGCAACAGCTATCTGCGCGACGCCTACGAACGCAACGTCGGCAAGATCGCCGCTCTCAGGACCCATCTCGCGACCAAGCCGCTCCACACCAAGATGTCGTTCCGCGAGCACCGCCAGATGCTGGAGACGGTGCGGCAGCGCGACCTCGCCGCAACGCTCGCCATCCTGGATGTCCATATCGGGCGGACGCGGGAGACCTATTCGGCCGAGATCGAGGACATAGCGGCTGCCGACAAGGAGGTTGCGGAGGCGATGTGA
- a CDS encoding SMP-30/gluconolactonase/LRE family protein, translating into MDRAELLLDCHNQHGEGVLWNPNDGRVWWTDIHGWHLWWYEPESARSGSVAMPDRACCFAPRRSGGFIIAFAKQIAFFDPESGAVSSIHRFEPDNPDTRLNDGRTDRQGRFIAGGMNEGSSEPVSTVVRVDLDGSVSTIISGVGCANSTCFSPDGRTMYFADSFAGTIWAYDYDPRTGIPSNRRVLKDFQGEAGIPDGSCVDAEGAVWNAVWEGQRIVRILPDGRADRTIEVPVWKPTCCAFGGAELDTLYITTSRLAMTPEQLAAEPTAGALFAFRPGVRGVADQPFAG; encoded by the coding sequence ATGGACAGGGCTGAGCTTCTCCTTGATTGCCACAACCAGCACGGCGAGGGTGTGCTGTGGAACCCGAACGACGGCCGCGTTTGGTGGACGGATATCCATGGCTGGCATCTCTGGTGGTACGAGCCTGAGTCCGCCAGATCCGGTTCTGTTGCCATGCCCGACCGCGCGTGCTGCTTCGCGCCCCGGCGGAGCGGAGGGTTCATCATCGCCTTCGCCAAGCAAATTGCGTTCTTCGATCCGGAGAGCGGCGCGGTGTCCTCCATCCATCGCTTCGAGCCCGACAATCCGGACACGCGCCTCAACGACGGCCGCACCGATCGCCAGGGCCGCTTCATAGCCGGCGGCATGAACGAGGGTTCCTCGGAGCCGGTTTCCACCGTCGTGCGCGTCGATCTCGACGGATCGGTGTCCACCATCATCAGCGGGGTCGGGTGTGCCAACAGCACCTGCTTTTCGCCGGACGGGCGGACGATGTATTTCGCCGACTCCTTCGCCGGCACGATCTGGGCCTATGACTACGATCCTCGCACAGGGATCCCCTCCAACCGCCGCGTGCTGAAGGATTTTCAAGGCGAAGCCGGCATTCCGGACGGCTCGTGCGTGGATGCCGAGGGTGCTGTGTGGAACGCGGTCTGGGAAGGCCAGCGGATCGTCCGCATCCTTCCCGACGGCAGGGCCGACCGGACGATCGAGGTGCCGGTCTGGAAACCGACATGCTGCGCCTTCGGCGGAGCGGAACTGGATACGCTCTACATCACCACGTCACGGCTGGCCATGACCCCGGAGCAGCTCGCAGCGGAGCCGACGGCCGGGGCGCTTTTTGCATTCCGGCCAGGCGTGCGCGGCGTCGCAGACCAGCCTTTCGCCGGATGA
- a CDS encoding sugar ABC transporter ATP-binding protein: MTHGEVMSVDSDTVWELRGISKAFGVVLANDDVSLALRRHQIHGLVGENGSGKTTLIRTLSGAHRPDGGMILHEGAPVTLDSTLTARSLGIATVFQEFSLVPELTVAENVFLGRWPGSYFSIDWRSMREAAHRTLMELELDIPPDAVVGELPVAQQQLVEIAKAMAARASLIVLDEPTTALGVTEIEHLHELLRRARKNGAAILYISHRLDEVVDLCDVVSVMRNGRIVSGADHTPLDVGAIISLMIGKEMEEQYPKIHCRQGEVLLEALGISADPKLHDVSFTLHRGEVLGFGGPLGSGRSAIARALFGVVPLAGGEIRLHGKAQVIRSPAGAIAAGIALLTENRNIDGLFFNFTGPQNITAASLADLDRGLWLDLARERKVAGDLIRSLRVSRAAETELVGRLSGGNQQKILLARWLNANAEVFILDEPTKGIDVGAKVAIYRLINELTAAGKGVILISSDDKELLAMSDRIAIVRRGRIMRIAEAKTLTKAELMGAGERRDAA, encoded by the coding sequence GTGACACATGGTGAAGTTATGAGCGTGGACAGCGATACCGTCTGGGAGTTGCGGGGCATCAGCAAGGCATTCGGCGTGGTGCTGGCAAATGACGATGTTTCGCTCGCGCTTCGCCGGCACCAGATCCATGGGCTCGTCGGCGAGAATGGCAGCGGCAAGACCACTCTTATTCGGACGCTTTCAGGCGCGCACCGGCCGGACGGGGGCATGATCCTGCACGAGGGTGCGCCCGTCACGCTCGACAGCACGCTCACGGCCCGCTCGCTCGGCATCGCCACGGTGTTCCAGGAGTTTTCTCTCGTTCCTGAACTGACTGTCGCGGAGAATGTGTTCCTGGGGCGATGGCCCGGCAGCTACTTCAGCATCGATTGGCGCTCCATGCGCGAGGCGGCGCACAGAACCCTGATGGAGCTCGAGCTCGACATCCCTCCGGACGCTGTGGTCGGCGAGTTGCCGGTCGCGCAGCAGCAGCTTGTGGAAATCGCCAAGGCGATGGCGGCGAGGGCGAGCCTGATCGTGCTCGACGAGCCGACCACGGCGCTCGGGGTGACGGAGATCGAGCATCTGCACGAGCTCCTAAGGCGGGCACGAAAAAACGGCGCGGCGATCCTCTATATTTCCCATCGGCTCGACGAGGTTGTCGATCTCTGCGACGTGGTCAGCGTCATGCGGAACGGCCGCATTGTTAGCGGAGCCGACCACACGCCGCTCGATGTAGGCGCCATCATCTCGCTTATGATCGGCAAGGAGATGGAGGAGCAGTACCCGAAGATCCATTGCAGGCAGGGCGAGGTGCTTCTGGAAGCGCTCGGCATCTCCGCCGATCCCAAGCTCCATGACGTGAGCTTCACTCTCCATCGCGGCGAAGTGCTCGGATTTGGCGGGCCGCTCGGCTCCGGCCGAAGCGCTATCGCGCGCGCCCTGTTCGGCGTGGTGCCGCTGGCCGGCGGAGAAATTCGGCTGCATGGAAAGGCGCAAGTGATTCGCAGCCCGGCGGGCGCAATCGCCGCCGGCATCGCGCTCCTCACCGAAAACCGCAATATCGACGGCCTGTTCTTCAACTTCACCGGCCCGCAGAACATCACTGCCGCAAGCCTCGCCGATCTCGACCGTGGTCTCTGGCTCGATCTTGCGCGCGAGCGCAAGGTGGCGGGCGATCTCATCCGCAGCCTGCGAGTAAGCCGTGCCGCCGAAACCGAGCTGGTCGGCCGGCTGTCAGGAGGCAATCAGCAGAAGATCCTGCTCGCGCGATGGCTGAACGCCAATGCGGAGGTCTTCATTCTCGATGAGCCGACCAAAGGCATCGATGTCGGAGCCAAGGTCGCCATCTACCGGCTGATCAACGAGCTGACCGCAGCGGGGAAAGGCGTCATACTGATCAGCTCCGACGACAAGGAGCTGCTCGCCATGTCTGATCGCATCGCGATTGTGCGGCGGGGCCGCATCATGCGCATCGCCGAGGCGAAGACGCTGACCAAGGCCGAGCTCATGGGCGCCGGAGAAAGG
- a CDS encoding sugar ABC transporter substrate-binding protein produces the protein MNVMRNATKILAAGLALAIGLAVGAAWAQELSYPAPKPLQASAQAPIKSFKGPKGAHIAYMPPATEFNYYIAIGEGIKKEAAKRGIDTFLLAPQSGADINGQMGMLQDVITRGVDAIILSTHDEHAAAPLVKRAVDAGIAVVIVNSDIPDFPAPVHAVVGYSQRKGTHKLGEYALKLTDGKPMIVGILEGQPGYHSTERVGGFLDAIKGSNFKVVASLDGKWNVEGGNAAAMDMLQAHPDIQLIFAANDYEIMGAAQAAKALGRTDLLLFGNDGDTGAGLEQIAAGNVTATVDTTPFVMGQIALAITADILANKYPGGWVETPTQIVDKNNVIDILRHPETLYPKPSKAY, from the coding sequence ATGAACGTCATGAGAAACGCAACGAAAATTCTCGCTGCCGGCCTGGCGCTTGCCATAGGGCTGGCGGTTGGAGCCGCGTGGGCACAGGAACTCTCTTACCCGGCGCCGAAACCGCTTCAGGCGTCGGCCCAGGCTCCCATCAAGAGCTTCAAGGGACCGAAGGGAGCCCATATCGCCTACATGCCACCGGCGACCGAGTTCAACTACTACATCGCGATCGGCGAAGGCATAAAGAAGGAGGCGGCCAAGCGCGGCATCGACACCTTCCTACTCGCGCCGCAAAGCGGAGCCGACATCAACGGCCAGATGGGCATGCTGCAGGACGTGATCACGCGCGGCGTCGATGCGATCATCCTCTCGACGCATGACGAGCACGCGGCGGCTCCCCTGGTGAAGCGCGCGGTGGATGCTGGAATTGCAGTGGTGATCGTCAATTCCGACATTCCCGACTTTCCTGCCCCTGTCCACGCGGTGGTCGGCTATTCGCAGCGCAAGGGCACGCACAAGCTCGGCGAATATGCCCTGAAATTGACTGATGGAAAGCCGATGATCGTCGGGATTCTGGAGGGGCAGCCCGGCTATCATTCGACCGAGCGGGTGGGCGGATTCCTGGACGCCATCAAGGGCTCGAATTTCAAGGTCGTCGCCAGCCTAGACGGCAAATGGAACGTCGAGGGCGGTAACGCCGCCGCGATGGACATGCTGCAGGCGCATCCCGATATCCAGTTGATCTTCGCTGCCAACGATTACGAGATCATGGGCGCCGCGCAGGCTGCGAAAGCACTCGGCCGCACCGACCTTCTATTGTTCGGCAATGACGGGGATACCGGCGCCGGCCTAGAGCAGATCGCCGCCGGCAACGTCACCGCAACGGTCGACACAACGCCCTTTGTCATGGGCCAGATCGCGCTCGCCATCACCGCCGATATCCTCGCCAACAAATATCCGGGCGGCTGGGTCGAGACCCCGACGCAGATCGTCGACAAGAACAACGTGATCGACATCCTGCGCCATCCCGAAACGCTCTATCCGAAGCCCTCCAAGGCATATTGA